One segment of Setaria viridis chromosome 4, Setaria_viridis_v4.0, whole genome shotgun sequence DNA contains the following:
- the LOC117852762 gene encoding uncharacterized protein isoform X1: MDPHQPFDHPHHRRAHPGHHHYLDQHHLHHLPAGGGGGGGGVAPARSRYEYDSHPIPYLPSDHHHHHPLPRAHHHQPPPPPPPPPPHQLPPPPPPASHHRHDGSHYAALPLRAPPEPYSPPPYRNPTPSPHYPYHQHQRHGGDDFRPADEIRRAPSHHHPHPHHLQPQHHYQQPPLSREEVEEERWRYPAHQLRVSPPGARKRYRCAMHDSGDLESTSSSGPPPRRQRQQLHPSYSPPPEGSFVDREISYSGYSSHEGFVTHSDSNNGNRKMPMSTSAMLPGSPNSLGAGYPRRTPQTAPARVSVWQRIEENPSVYTPPSPRKVHISPSKMKNPGSAPKELASVISLDCKSKSADSKDNGDSAGMKKNVVKTSEKVLASVLVKPSSEAKEKERAVSKVTKKSDSKVTKKPDKVENNIPGFTSGGVGSAAFPGAGGKKVKKIVIKKIVRKICTKDKQTSPIVSEKKDGIDANANASEKEEGEITSSSFEKDAISAHNLVSTSDTAGVANSVEVQREQSNDLVNLGKSNASPTIASTGALDTASVSRREHPGKEDDKSFMNSVDGNASPAIESTKTFNTTREHPGRQEDGVSIDSSGINAAFPCETNNSQKEEGGEILAVSGALNVASNSPRMLDAVRTHESEVENIEDKVPEVLSGNNASYVHGGKDDTAEVSENGNGRREEGDFFVNDSIRRPMTAEVSMTMSKDDNEKEGMILMGSSEVCVASLENSEGPFKIAEATATAHKEGMLKNPREKYMLSVSSCGALNTPEISVNENKEKECRIPIEPSETVASFTHQVKASNTLEVSVIESVQKESQVPIYSSSSEKIQCPEAPNTAEVVISKFVQSEAGKCSMDLSGKYVGTSDNSVCAPEYLLHDAKPALSKSDFSREVVNTYLQASRDIESTILSSLDDDPMKDSSGAVNLDNGIGRNTVSQVAELTHLHRTHPSPDNNFSFLHSHDSPSVSGNSEHSVPTALTLGNNIYFSRTESEGQPEENHKLMEVNQGFDVVTKTEFGSISNRKGESGNDLINAGVQNWLTLPLTVSYVNNDVTGSTDRLDLDQIMDEGASICQDHDIMPDMEQRGSIDALSGQDDSLNLCGNNTPQSDLLATKERNKDIDDETEAILPGYVSSVNVLDQYSFHTVDKPIDKPVLLSSHSIVVPGGELASSQVYVDPDHTYHSNTEDHVAVPSTKPDPLSSWIEAIVSEAKKEHQSCKSTQHSISSSDKLLAPKEDSRKAVSDSVVNSVVKSPPRINIASSTVSKVPAKQVALPSSSREPPRLNQNARHRTWRRDNVSSSISSLHVSQPSGLPPKLPIKKNGQSQNSYIRKGNALIRNPATGNHPHSSNLDAQNKLSKPVMRRSLNFVRKVDSNDATAHSNLSVERPKTPPLPLHTKSISCAVNLLEPLSQTLQNQQLLETEKEDSNGQVISGVDNPLHRSEPLDAGKAVYVRPKLNQLVASQGQHPGDSSNSSMDKLMQPSTTSDLYFKKRKNQIVLGSSTSDVSSTKDMTQAENIKSGENKSLMFASSNTVAKDRPHRALKTTNTVGSFSHVWTLSGQHPRRKSFVGTSHMKVFPRILPWKRKMFCQNFRSSYPSLLNTSSLGIVRKLLQTRKRSTIYTVSTDGFSLRKSGVLSIGGSSLKWSRSLEKHSQKVNEEATLAVAEVERKKREKRNRQSIRNKGRNDQYSATVAANQLRNSSRASSDSRVPSTCNEYVRVNKGNQLVRNPKKVIRMLASEKVRWSLHTVRTRLAKKQQYCQFFTRFGECKKSGGKCPYIHDRAKVAICTKFLKGLCSNTSCKLTHKVLPERMPDCSYFLRGLCTNTACPYRHVKVNSKAPVCEDFLKGYCADGDECRKKHSYVCPVFEATGECPQESRCKLHHPKKKIKSKRSRVDTLQTNSWGRYFDTSIGHRRGARVVSSEEEERQKREQVSGDDLADFIDLGADIEVTGDVDTSDDIQLMELDSRNLKMQADNLEALIKPLRIMRTARV, encoded by the exons ATGGATCCGCACCAGCCCTTCGACCacccgcaccaccgccgcgcgcACCCCGGCCACCACCACTACCTAGAccagcaccacctccaccacttgcccgccggcggaggcggcggcgggggcggcgttgCCCCCGCGCGGTCGAGGTACGAGTACGACTCCCACCCGATCCCGTACCTCCCctccgaccaccaccaccaccaccccctcccgcgcgcccaccaccaccagccgcccccgccgccgccgcctccgccgccgcatcagctgccccctccgccgccgcccgcttcgCACCACCGCCACGACGGCTCCCACTACGCCGCCCTCCCGCTCCGCGCCCCGCCGGAACCCTACTCCCCGCCGCCCTACCGCAACCCCACACCTTCACCCCACTACCCCTACCACCAGCACcagcgccacggcggcgacgacttCCGCCCCGCCGACGAGATCCGCCGCGcccccagccaccaccacccccacccccaccatcTGCAGCCGCAGCACCACTACCAGCAGCCGCCGCTCTCAAGGgaggaggttgaggaggagcggtggcgcTACCCTGCCCACCAGCTCCGCGTGTCGCCGCCCGGCGCGCGCAAGAGGTACCGCTGTGCCATGCATGACTCAGGTGACCTGGAGAGCACGTCGAGCTCTGGCCCGCCACCCCGCCGCCAGAGGCAGCAGCTGCACCCAAGCTACTCCCCGCCTCCGGAAGGCAGTTTTGTAGATAGGGAAATTAGCTATTCCGGTTACAGCAGCCACGAGGGCTTTGTAACGCATAGCGACAGCAATAATGGGAACAGAAAGATGCCGATGTCCACGTCGGCTATGCTACCGGGCTCGCCTAACTCCTTGGGTGCCGGGTATCCGAGGCGCACCCCGCAGACCGCCCCTGCAAGAGTGTCCGTGTGGCAGCGCATCGAGGAGAATCCCTCAGTGTACACGCCACCTTCTCCAAGGAAGGTGCATATTTCACCGAGCAAGATGAAGAACCCTGGGTCCGCTCCGAAGGAATTGGCCAGCGTGATTTCTTTGGATTGCAAGTCAAAGAGTGCTGATAGTAAGGATAATGGTGATAGTGCAGGAATGAAGAAGAATGTGGTGAAGACAAGTGAGAAGGTATTGGCTTCAGTTCTTGTGAAGCCTTCATCGGAGgccaaggaaaaagaaagagctgTTAGTAAGGTTACCAAGAAGTCTGACAGTAAGGTTACCAAGAAGCCTGATAAGGTTGAGAATAATATACCGGGATTCACTAGTGGAGGTGTGGGATCGGCTGCTTTTCCTGGGGCTGGTGGGAAGAAAGTGAAAAAGATAGTCATCAAGAAAATTGTTAGGAAGATCTGCACCAAAGATAAACAAACTAGTCCAATTGTCTCAGAAAAGAAGGATGGCATCGATGCTAATGCAAACGCTtctgagaaggaagaaggtgagatCACATCATCGTCTTTTGAGAAGGATGCTATTTCTGCACACAATTTGGTCAGCACTAGTGATACAGCAGGAGTTGCAAACAGTGTGGAAGTCCAAAGGGAACAAAGTAATGACTTGGTGAATCTGGGTAAGAGCAATGCTTCTCCAACCATTGCATCTACCGGTGCTCTTGATACAGCAAGTGTTAGCAGGAGAGAACATCCTGGAAAAGAAGATGATAAGAGCTTCATGAATTCAGTTGATGGTAATGCTTCACCAGCCATTGAATCTACCAAAACATTTAATACAACTAGAGAGCATCCTGGGAGACAAGAGGATGGGGTTTCCATCGATTCAAGTGGTATAAATGCTGCTTTTCCTTGTGAAACCAATAATTCTCAGAAGGAAGAGGGTGGTGAAATTCTGGCTGTTTCAGGTGCACTCAATGTTGCAAGTAATTCCCCAAGGATGCTTGATGCAGTGAGAACACATGAGAGTGAAGTGGAGAACATTGAGGACAAAGTTCCTGAGGTCCTGAGTGGAAACAATGCTTCGTATGTGCATGGAGGTAAGGATGATACTGCAGAAGTCAGTGAAAATGGGAATGGCAGGAGGGAAGAAGGTGATTTCTTCGTAAATGATTCTATTAGAAGACCTATGACAGCTGAAGTCAGCATGACTATGAGCAAGGATGATAATGAAAAAGAGGGTATGATTCTGATGGGTTCAAGTGAAGTGTGTGTTGCTTCTTTAGAGAATTCTGAGGGACCTTTCAAGATTGCAGAAGCCACTGCTACTGCCCACAAGGAAGGTATGCTTAAGAATCCAAGAGAAAAATATATGCTATCTGTTAGCTCTTGTGGAGCCCTCAATACTCCGGAAATCAGTGTTAATGAAAACAAGGAGAAAGAGTGCAGAATACCAATTGAACCAAGTGAAACTGTTGCTTCTTTTACACACCAAGTAAAAGCTTCCAATACACTGGAAGTTAGTGTTATTGAGAGTGTTCAGAAGGAGAGCCAAGTGCCCATTTATTCAAGCTCCTCCGAAAAAATACAGTGCCCCGAAGCTCCTAATACAGCAGAAGTTGTTATCAGTAAGTTTGTTCAGAGTGAAGCAGGCAAGTGCTCTATGGATTTAAGCGGAAAGTATGTAGGAACTTCAGATAACTCTGTGTGTGCTCCAGAATATCTTCTCCATGATGCGAAACCTGCTTTAAGTAAGTCAGATTTCTCCCGGGAAGTTGTGAATACATATCTGCAGGCATCTAGAGATATAGAGAGCACAATTTTATCATCGTTGGATGATGATCCTATGAAGGATTCCTCTGGTGCTGTTAATTTGGATAATGGTATAGGAAGGAATACTGTATCTCAAGTAGCAGAACTGACACATCTTCATAGAACCCATCCGTCGCCTGACAACAATTTCTCCTTCTTACATTCCCATGATTCACCATCTGTATCTGGTAATAGTGAGCATTCTGTTCCTACAGCTTTGACCCTTGGTAATAATATATATTTCAGTCGCACAGAGAGTGAGGGACAGCCTGAGGAAAACCATAAGCTAATGGAAGTAAACCAAGGATTTGATGTTGTGACAAAGACAGAATTTGGTAGTATTAGCAATAGAAAAGGTGAATCTGGCAATGACTTGATCAATGCAGGTGTTCAAAATTGGTTGACTTTACCACTGACAGTTAGTTATGTGAATAATGATGTTACTGGTAGTACTGATAGGTTAGATTTGGACCAGATTATGGATGAAGGTGCTTCTATATGTCAGGATCATGATATTATGCCAGATATGGAACAGCGTGGGAGTATTGATGCTTTGTCTGGCCAGGATGACAGCCTTAATCTATGTGGTAACAACACTcctcaatctgacctgttggcAACTAAAGAGAGAAATAAGGATATTGATGATGAGACTGAGGCCATTCTCCCAGGTTATGTTAGTTCTGTAAATGTTTTAGATCAATACAGCTTTCACACAGTGGATAAACCTATAGATAAACCTGTTCTCTTGTCTTCACATTCCATTGTTGTTCCAGGTGGAGAGTTAGCTTCTTCTCAGGTATATGTTGATCCAGATCACACCTATCACAGTAATACTGAGGATCATGTGGCTGTTCCAAGCACAAAGCCTGATCCGTTATCTTCCTGGATTGAAGCTATTGTGTCAGAAGCTAAAAAGGAACATCAATCATGCAAATCCACTCAACATTCTATCAGTTCTTCAGACAAGCTATTAGCACCAAAGGAGGATAGCAGGAAGGCAGTGTCAGATTCAGTAGTCAACTCTGTAGTAAAATCACCTCCCAGAATTAATATTGCGAGCTCCACAGTTTCGAAGGTACCTGCTAAGCAGGTCGCTTTGCCCAGTTCATCGCGAGAGCCCCCTCGCTTAAACCAGAATGCAAGGCACAGGACATGGCGTCGGGACAATGTTTCATCTTCTATTTCATCTTTGCACGTTTCTCAGCCTTCAGGATTGCCCCCCAAACTGCCAATAAAGAAGAATGGCCAAAGTCAAAACTCTTATATCCGCAAGGGTAATGCCCTCATTAGAAATCCAGCCACTGGAAATCACCCTCATTCTTCTAATCTAGATGCTCAAAATAAGTTGAGTAAGCCTGTTATGAGGAGGAGCTTGAACTTTGTCAGGAAAGTTGATTCAAATGATGCCACTGCACATTCTAATCTTTCAGTTGAAAGACCCAAGACTCCCCCTTTGCCACTTCACACCAAATCCATCAGTTGTGCTGTGAATCTTTTGGAGCCTTTGTCTCAGACTTTGCAGAACCAGCAGCTTCTTGAAACTGAAAAGGAAGATTCGAATGGGCAGGTTATCTCAGGAGTTGATAATCCATTGCATAGGTCTGAACCCCTGGATGCTGGTAAAGCAGTTTATGTAAGACCGAAGTTAAATCAACTAGTTGCTTCACAGGGGCAACATCCTGGTGACTCAAGTAACAGTTCCATGGATAAGTTGATGCAGCCATCCACAACATCTGATCTCTATtttaagaaaaggaaaaatcagATTGTTTTGGGATCCTCTACTTCTGATGTTTCAAGTACAAAAGATATGACTCAGGCTGAGAATATAAAGTCAGGTGAGAATAAATCTCTAATGTTTGCATCCTCCAACACTGTGGCCAAGGACAGACCACACAGAG CTCTTAAGACAACAAATACTGTGGGAAGTTTCTCTCACGTGTGGACACTTAGTGGACAGCATCCACGGAGGAAATCTTTTGTGGGAACTAGTCATATGAAGGTCTTCCCTCGTATACTTccatggaaaagaaaaatgttcTGCCAGAACTTCAGAAGCAGTTATCCATCGTTGTTGAATACAAGCTCTTTAGGGATAGTGAG AAAACTATTGCAAACAAGGAAGAGAAGTACCATTTATACTGTGTCGACTGATGGATTCTCTCTTCGGAAATCTGGAGTGTTAAGCATAGGCGGATCGAGTTTGAAATGGTCAAGGTCCCTTGAGAAACATTCTCAAAAGGTTAATGAG GAAGCTACGCTGGCAGTTGCCGAggttgaaagaaagaaaagagaaaagagaaatcGGCAGTCTATCCGTAACAAGGGAAGGAATG ATCAATACTCTGCAACTGTTGCTGCCAATCAATTAAGAAATAGCAGCAGAGCATCTTCAGATTCCAGGGTGCCATCAACTTGCAATGA ATATGTGCGTGTTAACAAAGGTAACCAACTGGTCAGAAATCCAAAGAAAGTAATCCGCATGCTTGCAAGTGAGAAAGTTCGATGGAGTTTGCACACTGTTAGAACACGCTTGGCAAAGAAGCAGCAAtattgtcaattcttcactcgCTTCGGCGAGTGTAAAAAATCTGGTGGCAAGTGTCCCTACATTCATGACCGAGCTAAGGTGGCTATTTGTACTAAATTTCTTAAAGGCTTGTGTTCTAATACTAGCTGCAAACTGACTCACAAG GTTCTTCCTGAAAGAATGCCAGATTGTTCTTACTTTCTACGAG GGCTTTGTACCAACACAGCCTGTCCCTATAGGCATGTGAAAGTGAACTCGAAAGCACCTGTTTGTGAAGATTTTTTGAAGGGATACTGTGCTGATGGTGATGAG TGTCGTAAAAAGCACAGCTATGTATGCCCTGTCTTTGAGGCAACAGGAGAGTGCCCGCAAGAATCAAGATGCAAGCTTCATCATCCTAAGAAGAAAATCAAATCCAAGAGAAGCAGAGTAGACACACTCCAAACCAACAGTTGGGGCAGGTATTTTGACACAAGTATTGGTCATCGAAGAGGGGCAAGGGTAGTTTcttcagaggaagaagagagacaGAAACGGGAGCAAGTCTCTGGTGATGACTTAGCTGACTTCATTGACCTTGGTGCCGATATTGAAGTCACTGGAGATGTGGATACTTCAGATGACATACAGCTGATGGAATTGGACTCACGAAATCTCAAGATGCAGGCTGACAATCTTGAAGCACTAATCAAGCCACTTCGGATCATGAGAACCGCAAGAGTTTGA